A region of Moorena producens PAL-8-15-08-1 DNA encodes the following proteins:
- a CDS encoding serine/threonine-protein kinase, with protein MNAKLLNNRYRVLETLGSGGFGDTFLAEDIHMPSRRRCVIKQLKALAHNSKAYKLVQERFQREAAVLEALGEAHDQIPRLYAYFSEAEKFYLVQEWIRGNTFTTLVRQGKKFTEIEVRELLISLLKVLEYVHSRRIIHRDIKPDNIIIRQRDGVPVLIDFGAVKEAMSTVVTNSGTPHPASIIIGTPGYMSSEQSAGHPTYSSDLYSLGLTAIFLLTGKIPQLFHTDERTGEILWREDAPPLYSNLGIVLDKAIRFHPRDRFISVRQMLDSLQSDPSSPTVATVPISPGAPSTGNNGTVATVPISPGDSPPANNGSVSTIKGPSPVTVKQNDSYKAVLKGGLIGGGILLIVVAFGSRFNKFLNPSTTVPSYEQSTSTSSTSSSQEQQDKNLSSQDSSAETPSSRSQSQTNRPSQPETKSETTITDPVTPSYPSIPDTTVTDPVTPSYPSTPETTVTDPVTPSSPSQPDTTVTDPVTPSSPSQPETTVTDPVTPSSPSQPDTTVTDPVTPSSPSQPDTTVTDPVTPTSPSQPDTTVTDPVTPKSRSQPETTVTDPAPTPKPITEPSPIVENNTNNPNLAQLNAIPKFPPGTQRRVVEYALGKPTKQSNGMWRTRAFLYKNVVPNQVDLGYLFDRSSGRLRQTEVTFSQSVDLEIMSQTLDKLLSNNISTDIKQGLKDVYQGESKTYKFSSGNNNSLEGVIQRDNSDRIYIGVWEADLK; from the coding sequence ATGAATGCAAAACTCTTAAACAATCGCTACCGTGTCCTTGAGACTCTAGGTTCGGGTGGGTTCGGTGACACCTTTCTCGCCGAAGATATCCATATGCCCTCAAGACGGCGGTGTGTGATTAAGCAACTTAAGGCATTGGCTCATAATTCTAAAGCTTACAAGCTCGTCCAAGAGCGATTCCAACGAGAAGCAGCTGTTTTAGAAGCCTTAGGGGAAGCACATGACCAGATTCCGAGACTTTATGCCTATTTCTCTGAAGCCGAAAAGTTTTACCTGGTTCAAGAGTGGATTCGAGGAAATACCTTTACAACACTGGTCAGACAGGGAAAAAAATTTACTGAGATTGAAGTTAGGGAACTCCTAATTAGTTTGTTAAAAGTTCTAGAGTATGTCCACTCTCGCCGTATCATTCATCGGGACATTAAGCCAGATAACATCATTATCCGCCAACGAGATGGAGTACCAGTTCTAATTGATTTTGGTGCAGTCAAAGAAGCAATGAGTACCGTAGTCACTAACTCTGGCACCCCCCACCCAGCATCAATTATAATTGGCACTCCTGGCTATATGTCTTCGGAACAGTCAGCAGGACACCCAACCTATAGCAGTGATCTCTACAGTTTGGGGCTGACAGCAATTTTCTTGCTTACGGGTAAAATACCACAGCTATTCCACACAGATGAGAGGACTGGTGAGATTTTATGGCGTGAAGATGCCCCACCCCTTTATTCAAACCTAGGAATAGTGCTCGACAAAGCGATTCGATTCCATCCACGCGATCGCTTTATTAGTGTCAGACAAATGCTTGATTCTCTCCAATCTGACCCTTCATCACCTACGGTAGCCACAGTTCCCATTTCTCCCGGTGCCCCATCAACAGGCAACAACGGGACGGTAGCAACAGTCCCCATTTCCCCGGGTGACTCACCACCAGCCAACAACGGTTCAGTCTCCACTATTAAAGGCCCAAGTCCCGTCACAGTAAAACAAAACGATAGTTACAAAGCAGTTTTAAAGGGAGGTTTAATCGGAGGCGGTATATTACTGATTGTGGTGGCATTTGGTTCGCGATTCAACAAATTCTTGAATCCCTCTACGACCGTCCCATCCTATGAGCAATCTACATCAACATCATCCACGTCAAGTTCTCAAGAACAGCAAGATAAAAACCTATCATCACAAGACTCATCAGCAGAAACACCTTCATCGAGATCACAATCCCAGACCAACAGGCCATCACAACCAGAAACTAAATCAGAGACTACCATAACTGATCCGGTCACACCATCATATCCATCAATACCAGACACTACCGTAACTGATCCGGTCACACCATCATATCCATCAACACCAGAGACTACCGTAACTGATCCGGTCACACCATCATCCCCATCACAACCAGACACTACCGTAACTGATCCGGTCACACCATCATCCCCATCACAACCGGAAACTACCGTAACTGATCCGGTCACACCATCATCCCCATCACAACCAGACACTACCGTAACTGATCCGGTCACACCATCATCCCCATCACAACCAGACACTACCGTAACTGATCCGGTTACACCAACATCCCCATCACAACCAGACACTACCGTAACTGATCCGGTCACACCAAAATCGAGATCACAACCAGAGACTACCGTAACTGATCCAGCACCGACACCGAAACCTATCACCGAACCTTCACCCATCGTAGAAAACAATACCAATAACCCAAATCTTGCTCAGCTAAACGCTATTCCCAAATTTCCCCCAGGAACTCAGCGAAGAGTAGTGGAATATGCTTTAGGCAAGCCCACAAAACAATCAAACGGCATGTGGAGGACTCGCGCTTTCCTTTATAAAAACGTTGTCCCCAATCAAGTAGACCTAGGATATTTGTTTGATCGGAGTTCTGGGCGTCTGCGCCAAACGGAAGTTACCTTTTCCCAATCCGTTGATCTAGAAATCATGTCACAGACCTTAGACAAGCTGCTCAGTAACAACATCTCCACTGACATTAAACAGGGGCTTAAAGATGTATATCAGGGCGAGTCTAAGACCTATAAATTTTCCAGTGGTAACAATAACAGCTTGGAGGGTGTGATTCAACGAGACAATAGCGATCGCATTTACATTGGTGTTTGGGAAGCGGATTTAAAGTAA
- a CDS encoding shikimate kinase, translated as MRKILIFGNSGAGKTTLALKLQVELNLPILDLDTITWIPDIPGVRREDTESERLLIDFIQKNPGWIIEGCYGSLIEIAANYSSEMIFLNPGVEKCLENNRLRPWEPHKYKTPKEQEANFEFLQTWIKDYYSRDDEYSFRCHDRLFKTFSGNKIEIN; from the coding sequence ATGAGAAAGATACTAATATTCGGCAACTCTGGAGCGGGAAAAACTACCTTAGCCTTAAAATTACAGGTTGAGTTAAACTTACCCATATTAGATCTAGATACTATTACTTGGATACCCGATATACCAGGAGTAAGACGGGAAGATACGGAAAGTGAGAGATTATTAATCGACTTTATTCAAAAAAATCCTGGATGGATAATTGAAGGATGCTACGGGAGTTTAATTGAGATAGCCGCCAACTATTCATCAGAGATGATATTTTTGAATCCTGGAGTTGAAAAATGCCTAGAAAACAATCGACTCAGACCATGGGAGCCTCATAAGTATAAGACTCCCAAAGAACAAGAAGCAAATTTTGAATTTTTACAAACCTGGATTAAAGACTACTATTCACGTGATGATGAATATTCCTTTAGGTGCCATGATAGACTATTCAAAACATTTAGCGGCAATAAAATAGAAATAAATTGA
- a CDS encoding HAD family hydrolase: MSLKAVLFDFNGVIINDEPIHEKLIEEIIIGENLRPDSEEFRQVCTGRGDRSCLRELLKRRGRVVTEDYLNQLISRKAAAYQRQLESIETLPIYPGVEDLMVQIKGAQIPMALVTGALRNEVEVVLNRAGLANYFSLIVAGDDITTSKPEPDGYLLAVERLNQAYGNLNLKPGECLVIEDSLAGIEAAKRSGMPVVGVASTYPLHMLQRHANWTVDYLNQLELERVQQVYSGVSPEPVAEI; the protein is encoded by the coding sequence ATGAGTTTAAAAGCAGTTCTGTTTGATTTTAACGGAGTAATAATCAATGATGAGCCGATTCACGAAAAACTAATTGAGGAAATTATTATTGGGGAAAATTTGCGTCCGGATTCCGAAGAGTTTCGACAGGTTTGTACAGGTAGAGGCGATCGCTCTTGTCTGCGAGAGTTACTTAAGCGTCGCGGTCGGGTGGTTACGGAGGATTACTTAAACCAGCTAATCAGCCGCAAAGCTGCTGCCTATCAACGTCAGCTAGAAAGTATCGAAACGTTGCCCATTTATCCTGGTGTGGAGGATTTAATGGTTCAGATCAAGGGTGCTCAGATACCAATGGCTCTGGTGACTGGAGCATTGCGGAATGAGGTAGAAGTGGTGCTCAATCGCGCTGGTTTAGCTAACTATTTTAGTTTGATTGTTGCTGGTGATGATATTACTACTAGTAAACCGGAACCGGATGGCTATCTGCTAGCGGTAGAGCGGCTCAATCAAGCCTATGGTAACCTCAACTTGAAACCTGGGGAATGTCTAGTTATAGAAGATTCTTTGGCTGGAATTGAGGCGGCAAAGCGATCTGGCATGCCAGTGGTAGGAGTGGCTAGTACCTATCCCCTTCATATGCTACAGCGTCATGCTAACTGGACTGTGGATTATTTGAATCAGCTGGAATTAGAACGAGTTCAGCAGGTCTATTCTGGGGTATCACCTGAGCCAGTAGCAGAAATCTAG
- a CDS encoding response regulator transcription factor, which produces MTHHILVVEDETKLAQFIELELKYEGYQVSVAYDGLAGLGAARESNPDLVILDWMLPGISGPEICRRLRSTGNQVPIILLTAKDEVSDRVSGLDAGADDYVVKPFSVEELLARVRAHLRRNQTEDPNILQFADLSLNHSTREVYRGQRLIELTVKEFDLLEYLLAHPRQVLTREQILERVWGYDFMGDSNIIEVYIRYLRLKLEANNENRLVQTVRGVGYVLRD; this is translated from the coding sequence ATGACCCACCATATTTTAGTTGTCGAAGATGAAACCAAACTAGCCCAGTTTATTGAACTGGAACTGAAGTACGAAGGTTATCAGGTTAGTGTTGCCTACGATGGATTAGCTGGTTTGGGAGCAGCGCGGGAATCTAATCCAGATTTAGTAATACTCGACTGGATGCTACCGGGCATATCAGGACCAGAAATTTGCCGACGCCTGCGCAGTACTGGTAATCAGGTGCCCATTATCTTATTAACCGCTAAAGATGAAGTAAGCGATCGCGTTAGTGGTTTAGATGCTGGTGCTGATGACTACGTAGTCAAACCCTTCAGCGTAGAGGAATTATTAGCCAGAGTCCGAGCTCATCTGCGACGCAATCAAACCGAAGACCCGAACATCCTGCAATTTGCCGACTTAAGTTTAAACCATAGCACCCGTGAAGTCTATCGAGGTCAGCGATTAATTGAACTGACTGTCAAAGAATTTGATCTACTCGAATATCTCCTAGCCCATCCCCGACAAGTCCTCACCCGAGAGCAAATCCTGGAAAGAGTCTGGGGTTATGACTTTATGGGTGACTCTAATATCATAGAAGTTTACATTCGCTACTTGCGCCTGAAGCTAGAAGCGAACAACGAAAACCGTCTAGTCCAAACCGTGCGCGGTGTTGGCTACGTCTTGCGAGATTAG
- a CDS encoding class I SAM-dependent methyltransferase: protein MDDYKANKANLDIQWLHGMAEQTGLDDQSFDLVTASLLFHETPPKVTQSILHESFRLLQGGGQVLILDGNQTTIREANWLTEVFEEPYIKAYANGSVDAWMGAASFEAVRTTQWWWLHQITQGLKPLSVGKSTPWEPLSQGSFPEVRPKGDLLAHWKQHLMILRHLGCRFQRYRAILQ from the coding sequence ATGGATGACTACAAAGCTAACAAGGCTAATCTCGATATTCAGTGGCTTCATGGTATGGCTGAACAGACGGGTTTAGATGATCAGTCTTTTGATCTAGTTACAGCATCACTGTTGTTTCACGAAACTCCACCTAAGGTAACTCAGTCGATTTTGCATGAATCCTTCCGACTGCTGCAAGGGGGAGGACAAGTTTTGATTCTAGACGGGAATCAGACTACGATCCGGGAGGCGAATTGGCTAACGGAAGTTTTTGAAGAACCCTATATTAAGGCTTACGCTAATGGTAGCGTTGATGCTTGGATGGGTGCAGCTAGTTTTGAAGCAGTCCGGACTACGCAATGGTGGTGGCTGCATCAAATAACTCAGGGTCTAAAACCTTTGTCAGTAGGTAAATCAACTCCTTGGGAACCTCTATCTCAGGGAAGTTTTCCAGAGGTGCGACCCAAGGGCGATTTACTCGCCCATTGGAAACAGCACCTAATGATATTGCGTCACTTGGGGTGCCGGTTCCAGCGGTATAGGGCAATTTTACAGTAA
- a CDS encoding (2Fe-2S) ferredoxin domain-containing protein: protein METDFTQHSAKTEKPCVLVCQHKSCLAAGSAEVLAAFEQAEVSDFSVIGTTCQGQCSSGPTVRIVPEETWYCRVKPQDVPVIVEEHLQGGKLVSAKLHPRIHMSFGY from the coding sequence GTGGAAACAGATTTTACTCAACACAGTGCCAAAACTGAAAAGCCTTGTGTTTTAGTATGCCAACATAAGTCTTGTTTAGCAGCCGGTTCAGCTGAGGTGCTGGCTGCCTTTGAGCAAGCTGAGGTTTCTGACTTTAGCGTAATTGGTACAACTTGCCAGGGACAGTGTAGTTCTGGTCCAACGGTGCGGATTGTTCCAGAGGAGACTTGGTATTGCCGAGTCAAACCACAAGATGTGCCGGTAATTGTGGAAGAACATCTCCAAGGGGGTAAGTTAGTAAGCGCAAAACTGCATCCCCGCATCCATATGAGTTTTGGGTATTAG